One segment of Nothobranchius furzeri strain GRZ-AD chromosome 13, NfurGRZ-RIMD1, whole genome shotgun sequence DNA contains the following:
- the LOC129163860 gene encoding putative nuclease HARBI1 translates to MPRSTVHDIVHRVTEDVVAILHQVIHLPKTPEEMEVVSRGFAGLARHRAFMKAAGAIDGCHIRIKAPSGPDGQCYKNRKLFPSIILQAVCDHQGRFIDTYVGWPGSVHDSRVLRHSPLYRQSAYPPPGHFILADGGYPCLQHPLPLITPYKRVVQGVGAQRFNSQGTLHHRACFWNDEDQVQDHLPESDGGPPHLCTSCHHSMHHPAQHLPQCW, encoded by the exons ATGCCTCGCTCAACTGTCCACGACATCGTCCATCGAGTCACGGAGGATGTGGTCGCAATCCTCCACCAGGTCATTCACCTCCCCAAAACCCCAGAGGAGATGGAGGTTGTGTCTcgtgggtttgctgggctggctcgacacagagctttcatgaaagcagcaggtgcgatcgacggctgtcacattcggatcaaggctccgagcggtcctgatggtcagtgctacaaaaacaggaaactgttcccatctatcatcctgcaggcagtttgtgaccatcagggccgctttatcgacacctatgtgggctggcctgggtcggtccacgactccagggtcctccggcacagcccactgtacaggcagtcagcctatcctcctccagggcacttcatcctcgcggatggagggtacccatgcctccaacatccactccccctcatcaccccctacaaacgggtggttcaaggtgtgggagcccagcgcttcaacagccagggcacgctgcatcatcgagcatgcttttggaatgatgaagaccaggttcaggaccatcttcctgaaagcgatggaggtccaccacacctttgtacctcat gtcatcatagcatgcaccatcctgcacaacatctgcctcagtgctggtga